Proteins encoded together in one Impatiens glandulifera chromosome 1, dImpGla2.1, whole genome shotgun sequence window:
- the LOC124926319 gene encoding uncharacterized protein LOC124926319, with the protein MGPLHLDTPTLLRLFSRYLTGKALRWYLRNRISRCTTIKELGDAFAERYKMFISQEITERDLKYIKQGEKETLESFLNRWRAVVSDIDTPPSEQAQIDLMLENLNDVYNNELASHIFTSMVTLIKTGKNVDRSKARLKNKAVSSYPPSRSYPVPKPRAPATHYVAGTWASSEVKMEGPKEHVPLAPPRYPANTSRNAPNHTITFPSRQYDDLGMPLSKALEVVMSQKLVTPLTPRLGREIAGKHPKDFCEYHQAHDHETNHCYALRAKLQDLIDAGIMAKPNVVKNPLPNHRVNVIETFEDSFSADFLLSLIHADPMEIAMVSSNAKQKNKKVSAASVVPWDYAAEKATPVISAMVGPRAWEVVPKLSNAPDAIASPLFPLSKKQHIRSDKVARPWVILSTNNNLLREDASVNLTRSGVDYRAPFIKAMDANKQKEAEKEKDVRRPTNATAQVPPPNSILAQLKKTNANISLWELLMYSIDHRQALLSELSKKSVSFDTTPTEVVAMMSTHASCCTITFDDSDLPSWGPSHAKALYISIYLEENVVPLSLIDNESALNICPWRTLARIGVTKDRLLPSDLCVRGFDSSEREVMGNLKTIIKVANIPFEIEFVVLNIQPSYNLILRRPWLHQAKAVASTLYQKLKFMHQGQTIVVNGENCTTVGMTSSYITQEVELNGF; encoded by the coding sequence ATGGGTCCTCTACACTTAGACACGCCAACCCTGCTTCGTCTATTCTCTCGATATTTGACCGGGAAGGCATTGAGGTGGTACTTGCGGAACCGAATCTCACGTTGCACGACTATCAAAGAGTTGGGGGACGCCTTTGCAGAAAGGTATAAGATGTTTATTTCTCAAGAGATCACAGAAAGGGATCTAAAGTACATCAAGCAAGGCGAGAAGGAGACGTTAGAATCATTCCTCAATAGGTGGAGGGCAGTAGTGTCCGACATTGACACCCCGCCTTCAGAACAGGCCCAGATCGACCTCATGCTTGAAAACCTAAATGACGTGTACAACAACGAGCTAGCCTCGCACATCTTCACTAGCATGGTCACTCTTATAAAAACGGGCAAGAACGTGGACCGATCGAAGGCTCGCTTGAAGAACAAAGCCGTCTCTTCCTACCCCCCTTCTCGATCATATCCTGTGCCTAAACCGAGGGCCCCTGCTACCCATTATGTGGCTGGCACCTGGGCTAGTTCAGAAGTGAAGATGGAAGGTCCTAAAGAGCATGTGCCTCTTGCCCCGCCTCGCTATCCCGCGAACACTTCCCGCAACGCGCCTAATCATACCATTACATTTCCTTCTCGCCAATATGATGATCTAGGCATGCCTCTTAGTAAAGCTCTAGAAGTGGTGATGTCCCAAAAACTCGTCACCCCGTTGACTCCTCGGCTAGGAAGAGAAATAGCGGGAAAACACCCGAAAGACTTTTGTGAATACCATCAGGCCCACGATCACGAAACAAACCATTGTTATGCCCTGAGAGCTAAATTGCAAGACTTAATCGATGCAGGAATCATGGCTAAGCCTAACGTTGTCAAGAACCCCCTTCCTAATCACAGGGTCAATGTCATCGAAACTTTTGAAGACTCATTCTCTGCTGATTTCCTTCTTTCCCTCATTCATGCTGACCCTATGGAAATCGCGATGGTGTCATCTAATGCTAAGCAAAAGAATAAGAAGGTTAGCGCCGCAAGTGTTGTGCCATGGGATTACGCCGCTGAGAAAGCTACCCCGGTCATCTCTGCAATGGTAGGGCCCCGTGCATGGGAAGTGGTGCCAAAATTGTCTAATGCCCCTGATGCTATTGCTTCACCCTTGTTTCCTCTATCTAAAAAACAACACATCCGATCTGATAAAGTCGCCCGTCCTTGGGTGATTCTATCAACGAATAACAACTTGTTGAGAGAGGATGCAAGTGTCAACCTCACCAGGTCTGGCGTTGATTACAGGGCTCCTTTCATAAAAGCCATGGATGCTAACAAACAGAAAGAAGCAGAAAAGGAAAAAGACGTCCGAAGGCCAACAAATGCGACTGCACAAGTCCCTCCTCCCAACAGCATCTTAGCTCAGCTAAAGAAAACCAATGCTAACATCTCTCTTTGGGAGTTGTTGATGTATTCTATAGATCATCGCCAGGCGTTATTATCCGAATTAAGCAAGAAATCTGTATCCTTCGATACCACCCCTACGGAAGTTGTTGCTATGATGTCTACGCATGCGTCATGCTGCACTATCACTTTTGATGACTCCGATCTCCCATCTTGGGGCCCTAGTCATGCTAAAGCCTTATACATTTCCATCTATCTTGAAGAGAATGTTGTACCTCTGTCTCTGATTGATAATGAGTCGGCCCTGAATATTTGCCCATGGCGTACCCTGGCAAGGATTGGAGTCACAAAGGATCGTCTTCTTCCCTCTGACTTGTGCGTGCGAGGCTTTGATAGCTCTGAGCGTGAAGTCATGGGAAACCTCAAAACTATCATCAAAGTAGCTAATATCCCGTTCGAGATAGAGTTTGTGGTGCTTAATATACAACCCTCTTACAATCTGATCCTCAGAAGGCCTTGGCTGCACCAGGCCAAGGCTGTCGCTTCGACGTTGTATCAAAAGCTGAAATTCATGCATCAGGGGCAAACCATTGTGGTGAATGGGGAGAATTGCACAACCGTCGGAATGACTTCGTCGTATATCACTCAAGAAGTGGAACTCAATGGGTTTTAG